One window of the Pseudomonas sihuiensis genome contains the following:
- the fcl gene encoding GDP-L-fucose synthase, which produces MARDLNQAIFVAGHRGMVGSAIVRRLKALGYQNILTAARDELNLLDQVEVQRYFQGNHIDQVYLAAARVGGIHANSTYPADFIYENLMVEANIIQAAHMNGVQKLLFLGSSCIYPKHAPQPMKEEALLTGGLEPTNEPYAIAKIAGIKLCESYNRQHGRDYRSVMPTNLYGQNDNFHPENSHVIPAMMQRFHEAKLANAREVVVWGSGKPMREFLHVDDMAAASVYVMDLDDSTYSKNIQPMLSHINVGTGVDCTICDLAETMKRVVGFEGKLVFDTSKPDGTPRKLMDVSRLRALGWQAAISLETGLANTYAWFLQNVADLRVK; this is translated from the coding sequence GTGGCGCGTGATCTGAACCAAGCAATTTTCGTCGCGGGTCACCGAGGGATGGTTGGCTCAGCGATTGTCCGTCGCCTCAAGGCATTGGGGTATCAAAATATTCTCACCGCTGCTCGTGATGAGTTAAACCTGCTGGATCAGGTAGAGGTACAGCGTTACTTTCAAGGTAATCATATTGATCAGGTATATCTAGCTGCTGCTCGGGTTGGCGGTATACATGCAAACAGTACCTATCCGGCAGACTTTATTTACGAAAACCTGATGGTTGAAGCGAACATTATTCAGGCTGCACATATGAATGGTGTGCAGAAGCTATTGTTCTTGGGCTCCTCCTGTATATATCCCAAACATGCGCCACAGCCGATGAAAGAAGAGGCGCTATTGACTGGCGGATTAGAACCGACCAATGAGCCTTATGCAATTGCCAAGATCGCAGGCATCAAGCTGTGTGAAAGCTATAACCGACAACATGGACGAGACTATCGGAGTGTGATGCCCACCAATCTCTATGGGCAGAACGACAACTTTCATCCGGAAAACAGCCATGTTATTCCAGCAATGATGCAGCGTTTTCATGAGGCTAAGCTTGCTAATGCCAGGGAGGTCGTGGTTTGGGGGAGTGGAAAACCGATGCGCGAGTTTCTGCATGTCGATGATATGGCTGCCGCCAGTGTATATGTTATGGACCTAGATGATTCAACCTACAGTAAAAATATTCAGCCAATGCTTTCCCATATAAACGTAGGTACCGGAGTTGATTGCACGATCTGTGATTTGGCAGAAACTATGAAGCGTGTTGTAGGCTTTGAGGGAAAGTTGGTTTTTGACACCAGCAAGCCCGATGGTACGCCACGTAAATTAATGGATGTTTCTCGCCTTAGGGCTCTTGGTTGGCAGGCAGCTATCAGTTTGGAGACAGGGCTTGCCAATACGTATGCATGGTTTTTGCAGAATGTGGCTGACCTTCGAGTGAAGTGA
- a CDS encoding glycosyltransferase family 2 protein yields the protein MFHPEVTVVMPVYNAEKTVLASIDSVLEQTFPSLELIVVDDCSSDTSYELIRSRQRADKRVKLLRLDKNSGAAQARNKAISEAQGRFIAFLDCDDLWRPEKLKEQLHFMRDRDVAFSYTAYERIDESGNVMGIISAPEKLAYQDLLKTNYIGCLSVMYDTLKLGKVYMSLNSGREDFATWLQVLKDIKYVYGLNLVLAQYRVHSSQSSAKKTKMAVETWRLYRNVEHLSLIRAFYFFSHYALRGLLRSSAPRLMRFFFISR from the coding sequence ATGTTTCACCCTGAAGTTACTGTTGTAATGCCTGTTTATAATGCAGAGAAGACAGTTCTTGCGAGCATTGACTCAGTGCTTGAGCAAACTTTTCCCTCTTTAGAGCTTATAGTTGTCGATGACTGCTCAAGTGATACTAGTTATGAATTGATACGCAGTCGTCAACGTGCCGATAAGCGTGTCAAGCTGTTGAGGTTGGATAAAAATAGCGGGGCGGCCCAAGCAAGGAATAAGGCTATTTCTGAAGCGCAGGGTAGGTTTATAGCTTTTCTAGATTGCGATGATTTATGGCGACCTGAAAAATTAAAAGAGCAGCTTCATTTTATGCGTGATAGGGATGTTGCTTTTTCATATACTGCGTATGAGAGGATTGATGAATCTGGTAATGTTATGGGTATTATAAGTGCGCCTGAAAAACTAGCGTATCAAGACCTTCTCAAGACTAACTATATTGGCTGTCTTAGTGTGATGTACGATACGCTCAAGCTGGGCAAAGTCTATATGTCTCTTAATTCAGGGCGTGAAGATTTTGCTACTTGGCTGCAGGTTCTTAAGGATATTAAATATGTTTATGGTTTGAATCTGGTTCTTGCGCAGTATCGTGTGCATTCCTCTCAAAGCTCTGCAAAGAAAACAAAAATGGCTGTGGAGACGTGGCGTTTGTATCGCAATGTTGAGCATCTTAGTTTGATTCGTGCTTTTTATTTTTTTTCTCACTATGCCCTGCGTGGCCTTTTAAGATCTAGTGCTCCGCGTCTGATGCGGTTTTTTTTTATATCTCGATGA
- a CDS encoding acyltransferase has translation MSVKDFIKHRLYGAPGYFASNVFSLTPSFRLVNFLLRLLGNEIGNGVTIHHGVYFTLPFRLEIGENSTVNAKSFLDTRMGIKIGANTMIGRESQIYTLTHHVNDDYFATTGAGVEIGDYVVIFPGVKIMPGVKVGNGAVVYPGAVVCRDVDENSIVGGVPARVIGERQSNKEYVLSYNMFWGV, from the coding sequence TTGAGCGTAAAAGATTTCATTAAGCATAGGCTTTATGGTGCGCCCGGTTATTTTGCTTCTAATGTGTTTTCTTTAACTCCATCGTTTCGTTTGGTTAACTTCTTGCTTCGCCTTCTGGGTAATGAAATTGGCAATGGCGTCACGATTCACCATGGTGTCTATTTTACACTGCCTTTTCGTTTAGAGATTGGGGAAAATAGTACTGTGAATGCGAAGTCCTTCCTGGATACCCGTATGGGTATAAAGATTGGGGCAAATACAATGATTGGCAGAGAAAGTCAAATATATACATTGACGCATCATGTAAATGATGATTATTTCGCTACGACAGGTGCTGGTGTCGAAATTGGCGATTATGTTGTTATTTTTCCTGGTGTGAAAATAATGCCTGGTGTGAAAGTTGGTAATGGCGCAGTGGTTTATCCGGGTGCGGTTGTGTGTCGAGATGTTGATGAGAATTCGATAGTAGGTGGCGTTCCGGCAAGAGTTATCGGTGAAAGGCAATCAAATAAAGAGTATGTCTTGAGCTACAATATGTTCTGGGGTGTTTGA
- a CDS encoding glycosyltransferase yields MSAVFISRSVSAVDGGGQLTERNRKIVNSIGFDGGTYFFEVSVDGYYEKLVNSVLGRPYGFGRSLVDRLKSIMLGGGVQCVFIEHSLLAGYARYIKRWNPDVPIFIFYHNVEFHYYLHKSRVESIFNVVMLLLAWRNESIGRRFADHHVVLTRRDGMELKRLYGIDRAKVIPISLPYLSDQTDSGSLVSSGYHLYVGSNFFANIDGLCWYIENVLPYMKTKLVVVGKGMEFLRSKYPAVLNLEILGYVEDLTGFYRAADFFVNPVFVGSGMKTKTVEAFRHAKTVLGCKEAFVGFDIDFSGGETAFLCETAEQYSSAENEVLSDIPKYKFNASAKAYFSCYLSDEVVAAEFRSYFFEVSSNVSP; encoded by the coding sequence GTGAGTGCTGTCTTTATATCTCGAAGTGTAAGCGCCGTAGACGGTGGTGGTCAACTTACGGAAAGAAACAGAAAAATTGTTAACTCTATTGGCTTTGATGGAGGGACTTATTTTTTTGAAGTTTCTGTTGATGGCTACTATGAGAAACTAGTTAATAGTGTTTTGGGGCGTCCTTACGGCTTTGGTCGTTCATTGGTTGATAGGCTTAAGTCGATAATGCTGGGTGGGGGGGTGCAGTGTGTCTTCATTGAGCACTCCTTGTTGGCCGGTTATGCTCGCTATATTAAGCGTTGGAATCCCGATGTTCCTATTTTTATTTTTTATCATAATGTCGAGTTTCATTATTATCTTCATAAGAGTCGTGTGGAGTCGATTTTTAATGTTGTAATGTTGTTGTTGGCCTGGAGGAATGAAAGCATTGGTCGACGCTTTGCAGATCATCATGTGGTTCTTACGAGGCGTGATGGTATGGAATTGAAGCGTTTGTATGGTATTGATAGGGCTAAGGTAATTCCTATTAGTCTACCTTATTTATCTGATCAGACTGATTCCGGATCTTTGGTTTCGTCTGGTTATCATCTTTATGTGGGGAGTAATTTTTTTGCAAATATAGATGGCCTTTGCTGGTATATTGAGAACGTTCTTCCGTATATGAAAACCAAGCTTGTTGTGGTTGGGAAGGGTATGGAATTTTTGCGATCTAAATATCCTGCTGTCTTGAACTTAGAGATTCTGGGGTATGTCGAAGATTTAACAGGTTTTTATCGTGCTGCAGATTTTTTTGTCAATCCGGTTTTTGTTGGATCTGGTATGAAAACAAAAACTGTTGAGGCATTTCGGCATGCTAAAACAGTTCTCGGTTGTAAGGAAGCATTTGTCGGGTTTGATATCGATTTCTCTGGTGGTGAAACTGCTTTCCTTTGCGAGACGGCTGAGCAATATTCTTCTGCCGAGAATGAAGTCTTGAGTGATATCCCTAAGTATAAATTCAATGCGTCGGCAAAGGCTTACTTTTCTTGTTATCTCTCTGATGAGGTTGTTGCTGCAGAGTTTAGGAGCTATTTTTTCGAGGTTTCCTCCAATGTTTCACCCTGA